In the Primulina eburnea isolate SZY01 chromosome 15, ASM2296580v1, whole genome shotgun sequence genome, TACAACTACTCGGGGCATACCCCGGTAATACGTAATCAAAAGTTAATATCATACAAGCACCAGCACCAAAAACATAACTTCATACAGATTAATTTCAGTCATCAAAGCCCATTCCAGTTGTCCAGATGTTTGTACTACCTGCAATTATgtacacgatgatcacaaaaaaattatgaaataaacaaaatttaaatgcataaaataatttatgtatTTGAGTTACCATGTATTGAGCCAAAATCTTCTTCATCTGAGTTCTCATCAGTGTTATCATTTTTTACGGTTGACCTGTTAAATGAACTTTGTCATCTGTAGTAATATTAAAGAAATTATTAACTTCTCAAAAAATTAATCAATACATACCCGTCTTTCAAATTTGGACAGTTACGTTTGTCATGTAACACGCCTCGACGCTCGCATCCACGACACCGTCTGTCCCTTGATGTTGACTTCTCCTTCGATGATTTTAGTCTCTTCCCACGTCCTTTTGTTCTAATTTCAGAAGGATCAATGATACCAATGGCTCCATCCAAGCTTCTCCTACTTTGAATTTCACTGCGTAATGTTCTATTAATATTCATCTCCTTCATTTTGCTATCAATAGAATCAAACTGCTCAGTCAAAAATTTTGTCCCCTCATCACTGAAAGATGCAACATCAATTAAAGCTGAGGCTTTACAAGATAGCCTCATATGTCTAGACATCAAACACTTTTCTGGATCGTCAACCACATTTTGCTCAGCCATAGTGTAATGTACGCCAATCTTTGCATCTTTTGTCCACCATTTGAGTATATACTGATCAGGTAAGTGGAAAACTTGGTTGATACGAAAAAATGCTAATATATGCCTGCACGGAATACCCTCAAATTGAAATTTCATGCAACTACATGATATATCGTCTCTTTGTATGTCATGCGTAAGCAGCCTATGTTTGGCAGAAGAAGAACCTTGAAAATTAATGATATTGTAAACCACAAACTCAATTCCAATAGATGCTTGTTGCACATAATAACCATGACTCAGACTAATTTCATTTTGAAACTCCAACCATTTGTTTTTCGTGTATACATTCACCATTTGCAATTCCATTGACCAGTTCGATTTAACCTTCGGCCGCTCGTTCAAATCAGTATGATCGGCAACTAACTCATTGTGTCTTTGGTGTCGAAGTGCCTTATTGAAACGAATTACGAAATCCATCAACGAGTTATTGCTACATACGTACTTCTTGAAAAATGAATGTGAACTTTCAAACCTCTGGCTACTTGACATTCCAGCAGAAAATACATGGTTGAAATATGCCGGCACCCACTTATGTCACAACTCATATATCAATGACAGCCAATCATTTTCTACCAAGTCAGCACAATTCATAACCTCTTCCCATGATCTCTCAAATTCAATAGAAGTCGTAGAATGTACAATG is a window encoding:
- the LOC140814292 gene encoding protein FAR1-RELATED SEQUENCE 5-like, whose amino-acid sequence is MSSSQRFESSHSFFKKYVCSNNSLMDFVIRFNKALRHQRHNELVADHTDLNERPKVKSNWSMELQMVNVYTKNKWLEFQNEISLSHGYYVQQASIGIEFVVYNIINFQGSSSAKHRLLTHDIQRDDISCSCMKFQFEGIPCRHILAFFRINQVFHLPDQYILKWWTKDAKIGVHYTMAEQNVVDDPEKCLMSRHMRLSCKASALIDVASFSDEGTKFLTEQFDSIDSKMKEMNINRTLRSEIQSRRSLDGAIGIIDPSEIRTKGRGKRLKSSKEKSTSRDRRCRGCERRGVLHDKRNCPNLKDG